A stretch of the Bremerella alba genome encodes the following:
- a CDS encoding flagellar hook-length control protein FliK, with product MESSSPNSVNPTPGWSGGTRANATSSSDPMAFFDLIMKSSQAMTTQGSKSFDPVASTKAEVPSSKPYTAPTDDPNLHDGYDDSPSSVGSEVRASEASDVDQTEPPSIDQDDTAADTDFSEQSSAKEETDPDQAALETAAAAGQQEQVVGPADPLEKVEQADIEEQAPADVVNSTSAKKETPPQGEVNTDQPLDTTNSSEEASGEQSESFAPPTDDSVQSSANQQDTQSFAVPEEESPVEEAEAASEVRSGDDGKLKIESLDQTAEESAQIEDNLETSDDRRDGSSEQHQKNKTMQNADNKKAGSVDVVETTATVSTDSSTLTAVTKASEALAAAASGTAPTAASPTSSNAPNTNAGVNNLSTLLQRGLQRGSLQKTEGSQTPQLDPKQQIRLINRVARAVESTPPGQSIKIRLNPSELGQLKVEIKIENGNMTAKIEAENPATRQVLLENLPQLRERLAESNINVQQFEVELMDQQTPQDGSASNFADQSDREGGSKSSRSQDAQSSSEEETTSSTHESVNKDAERDSLNLNVTA from the coding sequence ATGGAATCGTCATCACCTAACTCCGTGAATCCAACACCAGGCTGGTCAGGCGGGACACGTGCCAATGCTACGTCGAGTTCCGATCCGATGGCGTTTTTCGACTTAATTATGAAGTCGTCTCAGGCTATGACGACCCAAGGCAGTAAGTCGTTCGACCCTGTCGCGTCAACCAAAGCCGAAGTGCCATCAAGCAAGCCGTACACTGCCCCAACAGACGACCCAAACCTTCATGATGGCTACGACGATTCGCCATCCTCGGTCGGCAGTGAAGTCCGTGCGAGTGAAGCATCGGACGTCGACCAAACCGAGCCCCCATCGATTGACCAGGACGATACAGCCGCTGATACGGACTTTTCAGAGCAATCTTCGGCAAAGGAAGAAACAGATCCAGACCAGGCAGCCTTGGAGACCGCCGCTGCTGCGGGACAACAAGAGCAGGTAGTGGGTCCAGCTGATCCATTAGAAAAAGTGGAACAAGCGGATATCGAGGAACAAGCCCCAGCCGATGTGGTCAATTCCACAAGTGCGAAGAAGGAAACGCCTCCTCAGGGTGAAGTGAACACGGACCAGCCCCTCGATACGACAAATTCGTCCGAGGAAGCTTCTGGTGAGCAAAGTGAGTCTTTTGCACCACCAACCGACGATTCAGTTCAAAGCAGTGCGAACCAGCAGGATACTCAGTCGTTTGCCGTGCCCGAAGAAGAATCGCCTGTGGAAGAGGCTGAAGCGGCAAGTGAGGTGCGCTCCGGTGATGATGGAAAATTGAAAATAGAATCGCTCGATCAAACAGCCGAAGAATCGGCCCAGATTGAAGACAATCTGGAGACTAGCGATGACCGAAGAGACGGATCTTCCGAGCAGCATCAAAAAAATAAGACGATGCAGAACGCCGACAATAAGAAAGCCGGTTCGGTCGATGTTGTCGAGACAACGGCGACTGTTTCGACCGATTCGTCGACCCTCACGGCCGTGACCAAAGCCAGTGAAGCATTGGCCGCGGCGGCCTCGGGTACAGCCCCAACAGCGGCTAGTCCGACCAGTAGTAACGCTCCGAATACCAATGCCGGTGTAAACAACCTCTCGACGCTCCTGCAGCGTGGTTTGCAACGAGGATCGCTTCAGAAAACAGAGGGAAGTCAGACCCCACAACTCGATCCCAAGCAGCAGATCCGATTGATCAACCGTGTCGCTAGGGCCGTCGAATCAACACCGCCGGGACAGTCTATCAAGATTCGCTTGAACCCATCAGAACTTGGGCAACTGAAGGTGGAGATCAAGATCGAAAATGGCAACATGACCGCCAAAATCGAAGCCGAGAATCCCGCCACACGGCAGGTCTTGTTGGAGAATCTTCCCCAGCTTCGCGAGCGACTCGCGGAATCGAATATCAACGTCCAGCAATTCGAGGTCGAGTTGATGGATCAGCAAACTCCACAGGATGGTTCGGCTTCTAATTTCGCAGACCAATCAGACCGTGAGGGCGGGTCGAAAAGCTCGCGTAGTCAAGACGCACAAAGTAGCTCGGAGGAAGAAACCACTTCGAGCACGCATGAATCAGTCAACAAAGATGCCGAGCGAGACAGTCTTAATCTGAATGTCACAGCTTAG
- a CDS encoding flagellar export protein FliJ encodes MSKFRFRLETYLRLKIAARDQCRAELAEVLRAEEQLKEHQAGIESDIRDQHAFIRGRTEAGALNIDLITASQREVMFLKSLQIEKQQLMLKLRPHIQQRRQALIDADHEVRTLEKLKEQKQEQHIKLEAAIEAKQMDEIALSGFMRKGE; translated from the coding sequence ATGTCCAAGTTCCGTTTCCGACTCGAGACTTACCTGCGGCTCAAGATCGCCGCTCGGGATCAGTGTCGCGCGGAACTGGCCGAAGTACTGCGAGCCGAAGAACAACTCAAGGAGCATCAAGCGGGGATCGAAAGCGATATTCGAGATCAACATGCGTTCATTCGCGGGCGAACCGAGGCCGGTGCGTTGAATATCGATTTGATTACCGCTTCGCAGCGAGAGGTGATGTTTTTGAAATCGCTGCAGATCGAGAAGCAGCAACTGATGCTTAAGCTTCGACCGCACATTCAGCAGCGACGACAAGCACTGATTGATGCGGACCATGAAGTAAGAACGCTGGAGAAGCTCAAAGAGCAAAAGCAAGAGCAGCACATAAAGTTAGAAGCTGCCATAGAAGCAAAACAAATGGATGAGATCGCCCTGAGCGGTTTCATGCGTAAAGGAGAATAG
- a CDS encoding FliI/YscN family ATPase: MIASLKSRLDQVMPTAVTGSVVETFGTTTAVAGFPVPIGAVVEVERQVGPPIPAEVIGFKGEQTLIYPLTGVQGIRRGNRVRMTHSFRTVGVGEQLLGRVLDAHGKCVDNLPPPTASDQVRLDRDPPNAINRPRIDQTISTGVRAIDGMLTCGLGQRVGIFAGSGVGKSVTLGMMARYTSADVNVIALIGERGREVNDFIERDLGPEGMARSVVVVATSDQPAIQRMQAAMAATSIAESFRESGKNVLFLMDSVTRFAMAQREIGLAAGEPPTTKGYPPSMFAMLPRLVERTGRTQKGSITAFYTVLVEGDDTNEPVADTVRGLLDGHIVLSRKLAGKGHYPAIDIMQSISRLMNDLVGEEARTGSIVIRDLMATYAENEDLINIGAYRQGSNPRIDMAIRLKDEIDRFLRQRVDEQASVQSAQEQLMALVRKCSIAQPNLQAAGGPKIAAK; the protein is encoded by the coding sequence ATGATTGCTTCCCTGAAAAGTCGACTCGATCAAGTCATGCCGACGGCGGTGACCGGAAGTGTCGTCGAAACCTTTGGTACCACCACGGCCGTCGCAGGCTTCCCCGTGCCGATTGGTGCAGTGGTAGAAGTCGAGCGGCAAGTGGGGCCTCCGATCCCGGCGGAAGTCATTGGCTTCAAAGGGGAGCAAACGCTCATCTATCCATTGACGGGAGTACAAGGCATTCGACGTGGCAACCGCGTTCGCATGACCCACTCGTTCCGCACTGTGGGTGTCGGTGAGCAACTGCTGGGTCGGGTGTTGGATGCTCATGGAAAATGTGTCGACAATCTTCCGCCTCCGACTGCTTCCGATCAGGTTCGTTTAGACCGAGATCCGCCTAACGCAATCAATCGACCGCGTATCGATCAAACCATCTCGACCGGTGTCCGTGCCATCGACGGTATGTTGACCTGCGGGCTGGGGCAGCGTGTGGGGATTTTCGCCGGTAGTGGTGTCGGTAAGAGCGTCACACTGGGGATGATGGCCCGTTACACTTCCGCCGATGTGAACGTGATTGCTTTGATCGGTGAACGTGGCCGCGAAGTGAATGACTTCATTGAACGCGACCTCGGCCCGGAAGGCATGGCACGTAGCGTAGTGGTTGTCGCAACCAGTGATCAACCGGCCATTCAGAGGATGCAAGCGGCGATGGCTGCTACTAGCATCGCCGAGTCCTTTCGCGAAAGCGGCAAGAACGTGCTCTTCCTGATGGATAGTGTTACCCGTTTTGCCATGGCCCAACGCGAGATTGGCCTCGCTGCCGGCGAGCCACCCACGACCAAAGGGTATCCACCGTCGATGTTCGCCATGCTTCCCCGCTTGGTTGAGCGGACGGGACGCACGCAAAAAGGGAGCATCACGGCGTTCTACACGGTGTTGGTTGAAGGGGATGATACCAACGAGCCGGTTGCCGATACGGTGCGTGGTTTGCTAGATGGGCATATCGTGCTATCTCGCAAACTCGCTGGCAAAGGTCATTACCCGGCGATTGACATCATGCAAAGTATCAGTCGTCTGATGAACGATTTGGTGGGTGAGGAAGCCCGCACCGGGTCGATTGTGATTCGCGACCTGATGGCAACTTATGCCGAGAATGAAGACCTGATCAACATTGGTGCGTATCGCCAAGGTTCCAATCCACGGATCGATATGGCGATTCGCTTGAAAGACGAGATCGACCGTTTCCTTCGTCAGCGTGTTGACGAGCAGGCGAGCGTTCAGTCTGCTCAAGAGCAACTGATGGCCCTGGTTCGCAAGTGCAGCATCGCCCAGCCCAACCTTCAGGCCGCCGGTGGTCCGAAAATCGCCGCCAAGTAG
- a CDS encoding FliH/SctL family protein has protein sequence MAVIKSGKLEHESHTLSAVAFNLSDVSDKAQSDLDNVKLKAADIIKQAQEQAKQIRAKAEADGRQSAEQKARQALKTEVDQHAATLLPALRTLVQDLTTERQSWLNQWEKVGLQVAVAIAEKIIRREIATDPQVSATLVRESLQLASGCGEIHIRLNPQDLSSMQSGEAMLCDELKKLAATQIIADASVSRGGCLVETQFGSIDNRIETQLSRIADELGGAS, from the coding sequence ATGGCAGTCATTAAATCAGGCAAACTCGAGCACGAATCGCACACGCTTTCGGCCGTCGCTTTCAATTTGAGTGACGTATCTGACAAGGCGCAAAGCGACCTGGACAACGTCAAACTCAAGGCCGCCGATATCATCAAACAGGCTCAGGAACAAGCCAAGCAAATACGGGCAAAAGCCGAAGCCGATGGACGTCAGTCCGCCGAACAAAAAGCCCGGCAGGCGTTGAAAACGGAAGTCGATCAGCATGCGGCCACTTTGCTGCCGGCGTTGCGGACTTTGGTGCAAGACCTCACGACAGAGCGGCAGTCTTGGCTCAATCAGTGGGAGAAGGTTGGCCTGCAGGTAGCCGTCGCCATTGCCGAAAAGATTATCCGTCGCGAGATTGCGACCGATCCTCAAGTATCAGCCACCCTTGTCCGCGAGTCGTTGCAATTGGCATCCGGCTGCGGCGAAATACACATTCGACTCAATCCCCAAGACTTAAGCAGCATGCAAAGTGGCGAAGCCATGCTGTGCGACGAGTTGAAGAAGCTCGCAGCGACGCAGATCATCGCCGACGCTTCCGTCAGTCGTGGTGGCTGCCTAGTGGAAACTCAGTTTGGTTCGATCGACAACCGAATCGAGACACAGCTTTCTCGAATTGCTGACGAACTAGGGGGTGCCTCATGA
- a CDS encoding FliG C-terminal domain-containing protein: MTTSPETIRKAAIVIASLDEASADRLLESMPDEVASQIRWMSIELESVTDEERQVVLDEFLRNSGRQLPTEDPGVEMAFTYQGEENAAVAELSVPTPPPFAFLNDAPSEMLAPFFEQEHPQVTAVVMSYLQPERASEILRQLPSRLQADIVHRITQLDEPSQEIVADIESRIKQIVSRQVLAFERRRLGMAAAQAILKASSGEQAEELLTELRSRGSQLPAELEALKGDKVVWPVMKRPMPQPEAMELPSEPAKPEPKAEPKIEPVVHAPKPVPKKETISREVSQPTFPFDRFAVLDDASLAKVLHQAGPKVVLLALCGASPEVLKRISRGLGAGDVKLLQRKIREMQPVLLADIDHAKRQMCLAADALLVASQARPTSHLQAAA; the protein is encoded by the coding sequence ATGACCACGTCCCCTGAAACCATCCGTAAAGCCGCCATCGTCATTGCCAGTCTCGACGAAGCCTCGGCCGATAGGCTGCTCGAGAGCATGCCGGATGAGGTTGCGTCCCAGATTCGCTGGATGTCGATCGAGTTGGAAAGCGTAACGGATGAAGAACGGCAGGTCGTTCTCGATGAATTCTTACGTAACTCTGGTCGACAACTGCCCACTGAAGACCCTGGCGTAGAGATGGCATTCACCTACCAAGGGGAAGAGAATGCCGCCGTCGCTGAGCTGTCGGTACCAACTCCGCCGCCGTTCGCCTTTTTAAATGATGCCCCCAGCGAAATGCTTGCACCTTTTTTCGAGCAAGAGCATCCGCAGGTAACAGCCGTCGTCATGAGCTATCTTCAACCCGAGCGAGCCTCGGAGATCTTGCGACAACTTCCAAGCCGACTCCAGGCCGACATCGTTCATCGTATCACACAGCTTGACGAGCCTTCGCAGGAAATTGTGGCCGACATTGAATCACGCATCAAACAGATTGTCTCTCGTCAGGTATTGGCATTCGAGCGACGACGTTTGGGGATGGCTGCGGCCCAGGCGATTCTTAAGGCCTCTTCCGGTGAGCAAGCCGAAGAGTTGCTAACCGAACTACGCAGTCGTGGTTCGCAGCTCCCCGCTGAGTTGGAAGCCCTCAAAGGTGACAAGGTCGTTTGGCCTGTCATGAAACGGCCAATGCCGCAGCCAGAGGCCATGGAACTGCCAAGCGAACCTGCGAAGCCTGAACCGAAAGCGGAGCCTAAGATCGAGCCGGTTGTTCATGCTCCCAAGCCTGTACCCAAAAAAGAAACAATCTCGCGAGAAGTGTCCCAGCCGACGTTTCCGTTCGATCGCTTTGCCGTACTGGATGACGCTTCCTTGGCCAAGGTACTGCATCAAGCCGGCCCCAAGGTCGTGTTGCTCGCTTTGTGTGGTGCTTCCCCTGAGGTGCTAAAGCGGATCTCACGTGGCCTCGGCGCAGGGGATGTAAAGTTGCTCCAGCGCAAGATTCGCGAAATGCAGCCGGTATTGCTGGCAGATATCGATCACGCTAAACGACAAATGTGCCTGGCAGCGGATGCGCTGCTTGTTGCTTCTCAGGCTCGCCCCACGAGCCACCTTCAGGCAGCCGCATAA
- the fliE gene encoding flagellar hook-basal body complex protein FliE has translation MASINAIQQQLSIPQTPNPLPGKPDSGPESFGKFLLEGIQEVNQMQQDADRAVESLFTGGDVNPAEVLTAVQKADMSFKMMLQVRNKMMQAYAEVKDIRV, from the coding sequence ATGGCATCCATTAACGCAATCCAACAGCAACTGAGCATCCCTCAGACCCCCAATCCCTTGCCAGGCAAGCCGGATAGTGGGCCTGAGTCGTTCGGTAAATTCCTGCTCGAAGGAATTCAAGAAGTCAACCAAATGCAACAGGACGCCGACCGTGCGGTCGAGTCCCTGTTTACCGGTGGCGACGTTAACCCGGCCGAGGTGTTGACCGCCGTCCAAAAAGCCGACATGTCCTTCAAAATGATGCTTCAGGTTCGCAACAAGATGATGCAAGCCTATGCCGAAGTGAAAGACATTCGAGTTTAA
- the flgC gene encoding flagellar basal body rod protein FlgC — translation MISALDISTSGLIAQRERLTTISQNIANMSSLRDANGRIGPYKAKHVILETDHQLATSSGAAGVKVAEVRENDVEPKRRWQPDHPLAIKDGKWKGYVEYPNVDMTEQFVDALEASRAYESNVGVIEMTKNMTSQTLRILA, via the coding sequence ATGATCTCCGCCTTGGATATCAGCACCAGTGGGCTTATCGCCCAGCGCGAACGCCTGACCACGATTTCGCAGAACATTGCGAACATGTCCTCGCTACGTGACGCCAATGGTCGTATTGGGCCTTACAAGGCCAAGCACGTCATCCTGGAAACCGACCACCAGTTGGCAACGTCCAGCGGTGCCGCCGGAGTGAAGGTTGCCGAGGTCCGTGAGAACGATGTCGAGCCGAAGCGACGATGGCAACCTGACCATCCCTTGGCAATCAAGGATGGAAAGTGGAAGGGATATGTCGAGTATCCGAATGTCGATATGACCGAACAATTTGTCGATGCCTTGGAGGCAAGCCGAGCCTACGAGTCGAACGTGGGTGTGATTGAAATGACCAAGAACATGACGAGCCAAACGCTGCGTATTTTGGCGTAA
- a CDS encoding flagellar basal body rod protein FlgB, with protein MENSIFNANTVPVLEQVVNFAQKRHSILATNIANQRVPGYKGRDLNVDRFHEVLSEAIERKNNPNEPISQGLVHTKEGDPMRDVQDSLNGILFHDESNLDIERQVAELSKNQTMHNTALAIMESQFRLLSVAISERV; from the coding sequence ATGGAAAACTCGATCTTCAATGCGAATACCGTTCCTGTTCTCGAACAGGTCGTTAACTTCGCGCAGAAGCGACACTCCATTCTGGCGACCAACATCGCCAATCAACGCGTGCCGGGTTACAAGGGACGCGACCTGAACGTCGATCGCTTTCACGAAGTACTGTCCGAAGCGATCGAGCGCAAGAACAACCCGAACGAACCGATCTCGCAGGGACTCGTCCACACCAAAGAGGGCGACCCGATGCGAGATGTCCAAGACTCGCTCAACGGCATTTTGTTTCACGACGAGAGTAACCTCGACATCGAAAGACAAGTTGCCGAGTTGTCCAAGAACCAGACGATGCACAACACGGCCTTGGCAATCATGGAAAGCCAGTTTCGATTGCTAAGCGTCGCTATTAGTGAACGCGTTTAA
- a CDS encoding sigma-54-dependent transcriptional regulator: MIDAMKKSTPSHSVLIVDDNPHSRESLGDAVSMIGYQTACCGSGREALDRLAKQAFDVVVTDLQMPGMDGLQLVREVRAKHEKTQLVMVTAHGSIHTAVDAMRFGALDYLEKPVQVENLESAIQRAIESTSRGDRATAIPPGGDSDSVVMIGSSPAMQTLRQRIDLVAPTDETILITGESGTGKELVARSIHQASRRRAEAMISLNCPVLSAHLMESELFGHERGAFTSADHSRIGRFELADRGTILLDEITEIDLPLQAKLLRVLQERRFEKVGSSATVEADVRVLATSNRDLLAEVSANRFRQDLYYRLNVVPIELPPLRNRTEDIPMLVDYFLNAAVIRVGREMLTVADSAMDLLQSHPWPGNVRELENIVTRAALLTIGHDLTPEQIRPWLTESSQEPISLQSTGDVSVVGMRLEDMERQLIEQTLEHYEGHREKTATALGISVRTLSNKLRSYGLAPRARTFAHV; encoded by the coding sequence ATGATCGACGCAATGAAAAAGAGCACTCCAAGTCATTCCGTTCTGATTGTCGACGACAACCCGCACTCGCGTGAAAGCCTGGGCGATGCCGTTTCCATGATTGGATATCAAACGGCCTGTTGTGGTAGCGGTCGCGAGGCGCTTGATCGGCTGGCCAAGCAGGCGTTCGATGTCGTGGTGACTGACTTGCAAATGCCCGGGATGGATGGCTTGCAGCTAGTACGCGAAGTACGTGCAAAGCATGAAAAAACTCAGCTGGTTATGGTCACCGCACACGGAAGCATTCACACAGCGGTCGATGCGATGCGGTTCGGCGCGCTCGACTACCTGGAAAAGCCTGTGCAGGTCGAAAATTTGGAATCAGCTATTCAAAGGGCCATCGAGTCGACCAGTCGTGGCGATCGCGCGACGGCGATTCCGCCTGGTGGCGACAGTGACAGTGTCGTGATGATCGGTAGCAGCCCTGCCATGCAGACATTGCGACAGCGTATCGATCTGGTGGCTCCGACAGACGAAACGATCTTAATCACCGGCGAAAGCGGCACCGGTAAGGAACTGGTTGCTCGATCGATTCATCAAGCCAGTCGCCGTCGTGCCGAAGCGATGATCAGCCTGAATTGTCCGGTTCTTTCGGCTCACCTGATGGAGAGCGAATTGTTCGGACACGAGCGTGGCGCGTTTACCAGTGCCGATCATTCCCGGATTGGTCGCTTTGAACTGGCCGACAGAGGAACCATTTTGCTCGACGAAATCACCGAGATCGATCTGCCACTACAGGCCAAACTGCTTCGCGTGCTCCAAGAGAGACGATTCGAGAAAGTGGGCAGCAGTGCGACAGTGGAAGCAGACGTTCGTGTGTTAGCGACCTCGAACCGCGACCTACTGGCGGAAGTCTCAGCCAATCGGTTTCGGCAAGACCTTTACTATCGGTTGAACGTCGTTCCGATTGAACTGCCGCCACTTCGCAATCGAACCGAAGACATTCCAATGTTGGTCGATTACTTCCTGAACGCGGCAGTGATTCGTGTTGGTCGCGAAATGCTGACCGTTGCGGATTCGGCGATGGACCTGTTGCAAAGTCATCCTTGGCCAGGCAACGTCCGTGAATTGGAGAACATCGTCACGCGAGCCGCATTGCTGACGATCGGTCACGACTTAACTCCCGAACAGATTCGCCCTTGGTTGACCGAGAGCAGCCAGGAACCGATTTCGCTGCAGTCGACCGGCGACGTTTCCGTGGTCGGAATGCGGCTGGAAGATATGGAGCGACAACTAATTGAGCAAACGCTCGAGCATTACGAAGGGCATCGCGAAAAGACCGCAACGGCTCTTGGTATCAGTGTGCGAACGTTAAGTAATAAGCTGCGAAGCTACGGCTTGGCACCCCGGGCTCGTACTTTTGCCCATGTTTAA
- a CDS encoding sensor histidine kinase: MPDSNRLWNLSANDESIDLRELLSCWDKATVRLQETHESLRKEVARLSDELEVKNRELARKNRLADLGLVASHIAHEVRNGLMPLTLYTGLLKRKVDSDPDTKRIVGKIESGLTVLNTTVDDLLHFTADRQPSQAYVPTSQMIREICEDLAPQFQAQNVQVRLDLTEQEMLLSDKDMLKRAFLNLILNALDVMPDGGILTITSQVNFGHLEIEFADTGCGISHTDVRRIFDPFYSTKSTGTGLGLAIVQRVVEVHQGQVSAMNCPDFGAAFTLMFPMKSLKAAA; encoded by the coding sequence ATGCCCGACAGCAATCGCCTATGGAATCTCTCGGCCAATGACGAGTCGATTGATCTTCGCGAGCTGCTTTCGTGCTGGGATAAAGCCACCGTGCGTCTCCAAGAAACGCACGAATCGCTTCGCAAAGAAGTGGCGAGATTGTCCGACGAGTTGGAAGTCAAAAATCGCGAACTCGCACGAAAGAATCGCCTGGCCGATCTTGGTTTGGTTGCGTCGCATATCGCTCACGAGGTACGCAACGGCCTCATGCCGCTGACGCTTTATACAGGGCTGCTCAAACGAAAAGTAGATAGCGACCCTGATACAAAACGTATTGTAGGCAAGATCGAGTCCGGTCTGACCGTGCTCAATACGACTGTCGATGACTTACTGCACTTCACGGCCGATCGACAGCCTAGTCAAGCCTATGTGCCGACGTCGCAAATGATCCGCGAAATCTGCGAAGATCTGGCGCCGCAATTTCAGGCCCAAAACGTTCAAGTTCGTCTCGATCTGACCGAGCAAGAGATGTTGCTGTCCGATAAGGACATGCTCAAGCGGGCGTTTCTGAACTTGATTCTCAACGCTTTGGATGTGATGCCTGACGGAGGCATCCTGACAATCACCTCCCAGGTTAACTTCGGCCATCTGGAAATAGAGTTTGCCGACACTGGTTGTGGGATTTCCCACACCGATGTGCGGCGCATTTTCGATCCATTTTATAGCACCAAGAGCACCGGAACTGGTCTCGGTCTGGCTATCGTCCAGCGAGTCGTGGAAGTCCATCAGGGGCAAGTCTCCGCGATGAACTGCCCTGACTTCGGTGCCGCATTTACGCTTATGTTTCCGATGAAATCTCTGAAGGCAGCCGCATGA